TCAAAAAACCTGTCCAAAATAGTACGGCACAGCTCCCTATTGTGAAATTGAGGCAATGCTAGACCTACTACTACTAGAACAGACGTATTCGATATCTTTGCTGATGGAGACCCTTGACTGTCAGGTTATCTGACAAAATCAGTactcttctactactactatcactcaGTAACCAGCATAAGTAAACAATTTAATTATTGGCAGGGGGGTGTGGTTTGAGTATGGAGTTTATGCAGGACCCATAATATTTTTGCCTTTCCCCAAAACATCTGTTGATACAGAATTAAATAACTAAACATGCAACCTGTCTATGTGACCTTACTGCCATGGGCCTTTCTAAGGGGTGGTCAGTGCAAAGCATGGCTAGCCCTCTGGCCACCCCAGtaagacattattattattattattattattattattattgttcttgaTATAATTACTACTGTCATATGATGTGGAACTAGGGGGCACCTCcgtggttgggggttcaaatcccacctccaccctgtctgtgtggagtgtgcatgttctccctgtgcttctggAGTGTGTTCTAGGCTGATGGGCATTTCCAAATCTtccatagtgtgtaaatgtgtatgtgattatggcctgcaatgggttggtaccccgtgcagggtgtcccccgccttgtgccccgactTCCCAGGCTCCCCGTGTAGgctaagcggtacagaaaatggatggatggatccatCTGTGTATGGATCAGGCCATACACAAATGGGGGAGCCACATTATGCCATTTTCTATGGATGTGGGTTAGTATTTTGCCCCATCCTAGGTTGAGTCATTGGGCCCGACCATTTTTACATCTCCTGCCTAACACATATATAAATGTGGTGTTAGGCTTATGTTCATCAAAAGTGTATTTGATGCGTCAGTGAAGTCAGTTAATAAACCAGGTTTAGATTTacaattattcatttagcacacgcttttatccaaagcgacttacacatgaggaaatacaagcaaagcgatacatcaagcagagaacaatacaagtagtgctaccatacaagatcttttaattgagttctagagaagaaGTGTAGAGTTGTAAGAGTCAGTGTAGATGCAAAatggtgtttatttaaataaatataaggaGGGGCGGGTCAAGTTAGGTGTTCGTTAAGTGTAACGTTTGCTGCAACAACACCTATCTGACTTCGCTAAACAAGTTTGTCAAAGGTAATAACAGCCTTCTGACACACTGAATGTATGGGGCAATGTATGGTCACGTGATTAAATAGTGCCTCGCCATTGGCTGAATTTCTGAGCCTCTAAACGACTACACAGGCTGCAGAAGTACAAGTAAATACTATAGCCCACCTATACACGGAGTGTTCTACTTTTTGGAACACACCCAACGCCATTAGGATCGCCAAACTAGCTCttaatgaatgtatttattaaacaagAGTTTACATCGGTTACGTGTTAATCAACGTTTCCCAGTTGTTTAAATACACTTTAAAATGGCGCCACAAGCTGTGACGAGCAGATGTAATTAAAAACACGATGCACCTACCCTGGTCTTCACCTTCCAGGCGACTTATGTCCACTTCGACAGCGTCTTGATTCGGCACAGCGCTAAACCCTCGAACAAAGCATTTATTCCCGTGAAGTACACCCATGTTGTCAGGTAGTGAGCACTGACGAGCAGAAAGCAGCCCGTTTAGTTTAGTGAGACTTTGGCTAAACGAGGAAACTCCTGCAGCAAGCCTCCGAAACACAGTCATGTTCTGCCTGTTAGTCTGCGGTCTTAATCTGTGACTGAAGTCTGTTTCTCAGAAATTTATAAATCACATTTCGAGTTCGCAAAACTCTGAAACTCCGTGTATGAGTTGGCTGCCTAACCCACATGTACAGCACACGTCCTTACATCACCATGGACACGCCCCACGTCATTCAAACAGTGACCAAGCAGAaagtttttcactttattttcactgaaattCTAACTTATTTCGATAGTTCTTGTTTCACTCACGcttaacgtttaaaaaaaaaaaaaaaaaaaaaggtttattctGGTACAGTGGTGTGCACTACCAGCAGAGGGCGATAGTGTTGTAGTGGGAACAGCAGATCTAAATCATTCAGTACTGCACAGTAAAGCATCATTATACTGTACACATGTTCTGCTTTGGTACAGGAAAGGTGTACATTAAAGGACTTGTGTCTGACAGAGgacaaatataataatagatttatgtttgtttatatatatatatatatatatatatatatatatatatatatatatatattcgtgtgtgtgtgtgtgtgtgtgtgtgtgtgtgtgtgtgtgtgtatacaaaagacatttgggtttgagatcaaaagatggatatgggACAAGACTATGTTTTTGGCAAACTCAGACCTGGTCTTCCTGTTTTTGAGGCATACCAATGGTTTACATCATATGGTAAACCCTCTGTGTTTACTCTGGCAAAGTTTGAGGTAAACTTATACTGTACATAGCTCATGCCAGAGCATAAATATAATGTATGCTTCCCAAAACCCACAAAAATATTGTCAATAGACTATAATATGTTGAACTGAAAATGTAGGTCATGTTGCAATACCAATTGCATACATAAGTTACAGAGTTTACAAAATGCTTTATATTGACCTAACCCAGTAGTGTAGTCCATTATATGAATGatgttaaaatttaaataatgcatttacTAGACCATGTTTAGGAATACATGACTGTTTTGACCTtgggggacatttggctggtctcCATAaggaaaatttatttattttctttctttcaaaaatgCACCTTGCatagattaaaaatgtgtttgtgtgctcaCAGGTCTCAACATAAGTATGTTTGAGTGTGAAGCACACTAGCAGATACTACTGTGTTAGTGAGTGTTATTTGTGTCTTTGGAGTTGCTTGAGAATATTTCTCTGATGCtcagctctctctcacacaaaggATGTCCTCTGTATCGTATGTATCGGGCTTTGCGTGCCTCTGCCAGTGCTTGCACAAAATTAGGCGGTGTGTGAACCATCCTCAACTGGCCATCAGAAGCGTGGGTGTCAGAGAGGGGAGAAAGAGGAGTAGAGTAGGGTATTGTTACTGTCatctcctcttctttttctgtaTAACTTGCTactatttgatcattttctctTTGACTGTCTTTTGAACTAAATCCACGTGTTTCCAGTGCTGACCTcaatccctccctccctctagCCCTGTGTTTCTTATTCTGTCCATCCCTATCTCCAgccttgttctctctctctgggttgGCTGGAGGAAGCATGCTGCTTGGGGGCCGTGGTTTGAGGTCTGGCAGACATACAGGCATTGTAGCGTTATCAGCCCTGTTTTCACCACTGCTGAGAAAGTCCTGAACGCGAGCCTGCAGGGAGCAGATGGACTGCGGCTTCCCAGACCTACAGAGATAAAGGAATAAAAGCAGGATTGGAGCTAGTTCTTTGTCATTACTGAAGCAGTCCCTTCTCAACTGTACAGAAAAACTTTCTGAAGTAAAGCCAGTAGAAACATTAAATAATTGCCTCTAGGAAGTGAGTTCTTGAATTGCATCATCCTGTATGCAAAACTGTAAAAGGAGAACTTCTGTAATAAACTGATGAAATCCATGATTGACACTTATAATCGCTGCAAGTACGTGTATTTGTCCTTGGTGCTTTTCAAGCATCTGGAGCTGCTGATCCTCTTTCACTGTTACACTCATTCCTTTCAGCCTCAACGCCACTTTTCGTTGCCATTTTGAGAACATGATGGTTAGGTTTTGGGAGTCGTGTAGCTAAAGATTTCTAAACCATTCATCTGTCGGCCTACTTATAATTGAGTGCCAATCAAACTTGGCATCATGTATGAGTCGAATCTGAAATgaagaaatattagataacaGGTGCTTCCAAAAGACTTACAGGGTTCTTTCAGAAGTCTGCCTCAGCTGTCTTTAGCTAACTCGAACCCAACCACAAAAGTCTCTACAGCTGGCAATCTACCGCCTCAAACACTGTTACTCATGAACCTTGAGTAGAAATATTCTCTAGCTCTGGAGGCGATTTGGCAAAGATAGCATGTTCCAGAAATGTTGATGTTCGAGTAGCATCCTTGGAGTTCTGAGTGTTGGCAGATTTCAGAGCTTGTAGagcttattttatttcatttctattgaTCCATTGGCCATGAAATATTTGCGCAATGTAAAGGCCAAACGGTGTTTTCA
The sequence above is drawn from the Ictalurus punctatus breed USDA103 chromosome 25, Coco_2.0, whole genome shotgun sequence genome and encodes:
- the LOC108257527 gene encoding coiled-coil domain-containing protein 190 gives rise to the protein MRRTDWLVWPSEALKREERRAEARLAYGIQRLDEAKHYHLNTLTREQHRLHRHLIALNTGNRWRGLNSVGSRPSNHDLTHPAVSYIKTRLPIIPPADRETNRHRSGKPQSICSLQARVQDFLSSGENRADNATMPVCLPDLKPRPPSSMLPPANPERENKAGDRDGQNKKHRARGREGLRSALETRGFSSKDSQRENDQIVASYTEKEEEMTVTIPYSTPLSPLSDTHASDGQLRMVHTPPNFVQALAEARKARYIRYRGHPLCERELSIREIFSSNSKDTNNTH